The DNA window TGTTCGTTGACGATTGATTGTATGTGTTTTTCTTTTTTTTCGTTTGTTAGTTTTTGGAAATCTTTTTGGTAAAAATCGTTTAAGCCTGTTTTTTCACACCAATCGTTAACCTCTTTGTTTAGGATGTTTTTTGTATGTGTGTATGTGTTGGTGAGTAGTGTTGGGTCGAATAGGAATATACTGGATTGTAGTTGTTTGAAGGTATAGATATCTACTGTTTCCCCTAGCTCTTCTCTTGTTTGCACCTCGTTTTCGGTCCAAGCGGATGGTTTGTGTTTATGTAGGTTGTGTAATGCTTCTTCAATTGTCAAGTTTGGCCACCTTTAGGTTATAGTCCCAGTTTTTTTCTAAACCATGTTAGTAGTGTTAGGCCTAGTAGTACTAGGATGTATCCGATGGTTGTTAGGTATAGTTGTATGTTTTCTTGGTTGGTTAAGAGTATGTTTATAAAAAGCCCTATCGATACGAAGGCGAATCCAATGCCTATCAGCGTTAGACCTCTTCTGTAGTATTTTACTTCTGAGACCTGAACTCCGTATAGTGAGAACAGTACTATCATTAGTGAAAGGAAGAATAGGAATAGCTCTATGTATGTTTCGTACATTTTCTCTAATACCATTAATGTAATTTAACTTAAAATATTCCTTTTGTGGAGTAATTTAAATTATATTATTGTTGGAGTTTACTTAAATTAAGGTTGTTAAACTCTGTTTTTTTTGGTTTTGGTGTTTTTTTTTCGATTGTTTTTTTGGGTTTGTTAGGGGTTTGTTTTTTTACCTAAAATTTAATGAGCTGTAGATGTTCTTAGTATTTGGTGTGTTATTTTTGAAAACTGGTGTGTTGTTTTGTACTTGTAATGGTAGGGTTGATGTTAGGTATAAGGATGTTAAGAAGGTTGAGGGAGCTGAGGTTGTTGAGTTGGTTGATGTTGGGTGTGGTGAGTCTGGGTTGGAGGTTTTGAAGAGGGATATTGAGAGAAACGATTTGGATTCTGTTGTTGTTGGTTGTAGTTATGGTGGGGGTGGGTTTGTTGATGCTTGTTCTGAGGTTGGGGTTAAGCCTGAGAATGTTGGTTTTGTTAATTTAAGGGATCTTTGTTTGTCTGTTGGTGGTAAAGAGGGTGTTGAGGCTGCGAAAAGGGCTGTTGCAGGTGAGATTGAGAAGTTAAGTTCTTTGGAACATCCTAGGGATATGGCTGTTAATATTGGGGAGAGTGTGTTTGTTGTTGGTGGTGGAGATGTTGTGGATAGAGTGGTTGATTACTTATCTCGTGATTTGGATGTAGTTCAGTTGGTTCCGGAGGATATCGATGTTGGTTATGAGCGGTTGGTTGGTGGGCAATCGGTTTATCAAGGCGATGTTTTTAAGGTTGAGGGTCGTGTTGGGGGTCTTGAGGTTGGTGTGTCTAAGGAGAGTGCTGTTGATTTAGATATGTGTATAGGTTGTGATAGGTGTCGTTTGGAATGTGATTTAGATGCTTTTACATCGGGCTATAGGGTTTTAGATGTTTGTGATGAATGTATGGATTGTGTTGATGTATGTCCGGTTGATGCTATTGAGATTGGTAGGAATGAGAAAAGGTTGTTTGAAACGGATCAGGTTTTGTTTTCGGAAGATTCATTAGGTTTAGGTGTTGATGAACTCCCATCCGGGGTCTATGTGTTGGGTGAAGATGGTTTAGAGGGTGTTTCAAGTGTTTTAGAGAGGGCTGGGGGTTTCCGAAAGGATGTTTGGCTTGATGTGAAGCATGAGTTGTGTAACAGTGTTGGTCCAGGTGGTAGTGAAGGCTGTTCCTATTGCATGGATTTATGTCCGGCTGATGCTGTTTGGATTGATGGTGAGGGGGTTCATTTTGATAGGGTTGAGTGCACCGGCTGTGGGTTGTGTTCTTCTATCTGTCCGCTTTCTGTTCCGAACCACAAGATGTCTAATAAATCGTATTTCAATGTGGTTGACAGTGTTTTGTATGAGAAGGGTGGTTTGTTGAGAAAGGATCCATTGGATAAACATGTTGTTTTGTTTGGATCTAGAGAGGGGTTGAGAGAGTATGGTAAGGCTGTTCGTAGTGGTGTGGAAGTTTCGCCTTACATACCTATTGAGGTGAGGCCTGGTAGTTTATCTGCTGCTTTGGTTGTATATACGGCGTGTAAGGCTGATGGTGTTGTTGTTTTGGGTCAGGTTTCTCCAGCGGTTGATATGGCTCAAGCGATAGTTGATGAACTTGGTGTTGGTAGGGTTGGTGTGATGGCTGGTGGGGTTGATGTTTCTTGGCTGGATATGTTTTATCGATCTGTTGTAACTGGTAACCGGATTGGTGTGAGCCGTCCGGATAGCTATGAGAATAGGGAGGCTCTTGTTGGTTTGTTAGAGGAGTTGGATGTTGAGGGGGTTGTAGAGGGTAGGTATTCTTTCGGTTTTGTTGATGTTTCAGGTGACTGTACGCTCTGTAATGCTTGTGCGAATGCATGTCAAACCGGTGCGTTGATCCGTAAGGATAATGAACTGGTTTTTCGACATGAGAGGTGTACTGGCTGTGGGTTGTGTATTGAGGTGTGTCCTGAAGACGCCGTTGATATCGATTACCTAATAGATTTCGACAGTCTTGGTGTTGATGTTGGTTTGGTTGAATCTGAGATGATGTGTTGTAAGGAGTGTGGGAAGGAATTTATAAGTATGGAGGCATACAGGAAGGTTGTGGATTCTCTTGAGAGTGCTGGTGGCTCCAAATCTGAGGATAGGGTTGGTTTGATTGAGTATTGTGAGGATTGTAGGCCTATGGTTGCTCTCCGTGATCTTGGAAGTCCAGGTGATGATTTATGAATATTGAAGAGCTGTTTGAACTTAGGAAGTATTATTATAGTTTTTTGCAAAGGATGTTTTTAGAGGAACCTCCTCGAGTGATGGCTGAGGATTTGGCTTCTGGAGATTTTTTGATTCCAGATGAAGAGGAAAATCCTTGGTTGGATAGTGATATGGTTAGGGGTTTTGGTTTGATTGAGGATTATATGGAGAGCCATGATGACCCTGATTTGATTAAGAAGGATTTGGATCGGGAGTTTACAAGGATTTTTTTAGGGCCTGTGAAGAAGGAGGTTATTCCTTATGAATCTTTTTATGTTGATGGTGAGTTGAGGTCTGATTCTCTTCTTGAGGTTAAGAAGTTCCTTAGGAAGATTCAGTATGGGAAGACTGAGGATTTCAGTAAGACTGAGGATCATATCGCTTTTGAGTTTGATGTGATGCGGCATCTTTGTGATAGGGCTTTAGATGGAGATGAGGATGCTATTGTTTATCAGAGGGAGTTTTTAGAGGACCATATATTTGTTTGGGTTCCTGATATGTGTGGTGATTTGGTTGAGTCTGATGAGTCTAGTTTTTATGAGGCTGTGGGTCTCATAACAAATGGTTTTCTCAGTTTTGAGAGGGATAATTTTGTGGGGATAACTGGGGATTAAACCCTAGTTTTATTGTTTTTTTCCCCGACCAGTTGTTTTGTGTGTACTGGTTGGTTTAACTGTGTTATTACTGGTGCTTATTTTACACACACCCATAATATAATTATTAATCATGAAAAACTATTTAAGTTTCATAGATTTACTTTTCAAAGGAATATGAAAACACGGGGGTTTTACATAAATGGATAAACCAGAAAACAAAAGTCTAATAGATAAAGCAAAACTTAAACGGCGGACCTTCTTAAAGGCAACCGCCCTCACAACAGCCGCCGGACTGGCGGGCTACTCAAAATCCCGCGACTACTTCGACGGCATGATAGGATCAGTCGACGCAGCTCCAGAAGGAGATGAAGAGCTAGTGAAGACAATATGTACAAACTGTTCACTAGGCTGCGGCCTAAAAGCAAGAGTCGTAGATGGAGAATTCGTCGGACAAGAAGCATGGAAAGAACATCCAGTAAACAGAGGAGGAATGTGCTCCAAAGGAAACGCAGAACACCAACTAGTAAAAACACCAAACAGAGTAGAAGCACCAATGCTCAAAGAAGGAGGCGACTGGCAAAGACTGGATTGGGACACCGCATTAGACGACATAGCTGACAAACTACTCGACATAAGAGAAGAATACGGTCCAGACTCAGTAATGTGGATGGGTTCAGCAAAAATCAGCAACGAAGAAGCATACATGTTCAGAAAACTAACCGCATTCTGGGGAACAAACAACGTAGACCATCAAGCAAGAATATGCCACTCAACAACAGTCTTCGGACTCGCCAACACATGGGGATACGGCGCCCAAACAAACAACGTAAACGACCTTTCAAACACAAAATGTGCATTCTTCATAGGGTCCAACGCAGCAGAAGCTCACCCAGCAACAATGAGACACGTAATAGAAGCAAGAGAAGAAAACGACGCAAAAATAGTAGTTGCAGACCCAAGATACACAAAAACAGCAGCACAAGCAGACCTATACGTACCATTCAGATCCGGAACCGACATACCACTAATAATGTACGTAATCAAAAAAGCCATAGACGAAGGTAAGTACGACGAAGAAATGATAGAAAACCGGACATATGGATTCCCAGTACTAAAAGAAGCCATAGAAAACTACGACAAAGAAACAGTCTCAAACATATGCGGAACACCAGAAGATAAACTCGAAGAACTAGCAGACATATTGATAGAAAACAGCGGCGAAGACGGTCCAATGGCAATTCAATACTCAATGGGGTCAACACAACACAGCAAAGGAGCACAAAACACCAGAATATACGCAATACTACAACTAGTACTAGGGAACATGGGTAAACCAGGTGGAGGACTAAACGCATTAAGAGGCCACGACAACGTACAAGGCGCAACAGACATGTGTATACTATCACACACACTACCAGCCTACTACGGATTAGATGAAGGCGCATGGAAACATTGGTGCAAAGTCTGGGACGTAGACTACGACTGGATATCAGACAGATTCGAAAACAAAGAACTAATGGAAACAGACGGCTTCACAGTATCAAGATGGTATGAAGGCGTTATAAAAGACGAAGACGAAATAGACCAACCAAACAACGTAAAAGCAGTCGTCGTATGGGGACACAGCCTCAACTCCATAACCGAGATGGAAAGAGAAAAACAAGCACTAGACGAAGCAGACCTCGTCGTAATCGTAAACCCATACCCATCAGCAGCATCCGCATTAACAGACCGAGAAGACGACCTATACCTACTACCAGCCTGCACACAACTAGAAGAAGAAGGAAGCGTAAGCAGTACATCAAGACAACAACAATGGAGATTCAAAGTAACAGACCCAATAGAAGACAGCAAACCAGACTACGAAATAATGCTAGAACTAGCCGACAGATTCGGATTTAAAGATGAGTTCGCTAAAAACAGAGACGGCGATTGGGAAGATATGCCCGAAGACGTCACAAGAGAAATCAACATGGGCTGCAAAACAATCCAATACACCGGAGGAACCCCAGAAACCCTCAAAGGCCACGCAGAATACAGCCACCACTTCGATCCAGACACACTACAAGCAGAAGGAGGAGAATACGACGGAGACTTCTTCGGAAAACCATGGCCATGTTGGAACGAAGACCACCCAGGAACACCGATACTCTACAGAAACGACATACCTGTATCAGAAGGAGGACACGACTTCCGAGTTCGATTCACAACCGAATCACCAACTAGAGAAGAACTACTCGACGGCCTAAACGACATGATGCAAGAGATAGTGGAGCCAGTAGTAGACGAAATAGCAGAAGTTAGCATGCTATCAGGAGAAAACGGACACGACCAACTAGCAGATGAATACGGAATAGAAGGAAGCTGGTCAAACGATTTAGAAACAGATTACAAAGAGGCATTAGATGCTAACAAAGTGCCAAGCGGACGTGGAAAAGCAAGAATCTACATTTGGGAATGGGCAAACCAAGGTGGAGATGGATTACCTGTACACCGTGAACCAATCAACAGTCCAAGACCAGACCTAATAGAAGAATACCCAACATACGCAGACCGAGAAAACCACTACCGACTTACAACAGAATTTGAAACAAAACAACAAGAAAGAAAAGACGATGCAGAAGAATACCCACTCGTACTAACAAGCGGTCGTCAAGTCGAACACATGGGTGGTGGAGCCGGAACAAGACAATCTTGGTGGCTTGTAGAACTACAACCTGAAATGTATGTAGAAATCAACCCAAGAAATGCAAACGACCTCAACATAAGAGATGAAGACATAGTATGGGTTGAAACAAGAGAAGGTAAGATACTTGTCAAAGCCAAAGTTACACGGAGACCGATGGAAGACCACGTATTCCTACCATACCACTGGTTCGGAATCTTCGGAGGAGAAGACCGAACAGACTACTACCCCGAAGACAAGATTCCATATGGAATTGGAGAACCAGCAAACAAAGTATGCAACTATGGATATGCATGGACCAGCCAGATGCAAGAAACGAAAGCAGGAATCTGTAAAATAGAGAAAGCCAGTAGCGAAGACGCAAGCAGATACCACGAAATCTACGAAAAAAGAAGCTAAACACAAAAAAAAGGAGGTAAAAGAAAATGGTAGAAAATACATATGGATTCCTCGTTGACGTATCACGCTGCATAGAGTGTGGAGGTTGCGAGGTCGCCTGTAAAAGAGAACAAGGAGTAGAGAGAGGCGTAAACTGGCGGAAAGTAGTTACAGTAGACGAAGGAGTTGAAGGCAAAGAAGAACACTGGCCCATGTCATGCCTACACTGCTCAGACGCACCCTGCGCCACAATATGCCCAGTTGACGCAATTGACCAAAGAGACGATGGAATCGTCACAGTAGACGAAGACGAATGCATCGGATGTGGATACTGCATATACGCATGTCCATTCGGCGCACCACAGTTCGGAAGAGACGGCGTAACAGGAAGTAAAGGAGTAATGAACAAATGCACATTCTGTGTAGACAGAATAGATGAAGGAAAAGAACCAGCATGCGCTGCAAACTGTGTAACCGGGGCAATACTAGCAGGCGACATGACCGAGATCACCGATGAATACAAAGAAAGAGTCGCAAAAACCGGAAAACCAATAGTGAGTCCCTGACCACAATGGTCACACTCCACACACCACTTTATTTGGGTGAACAACAGTGAGTAGTATGAACGAGATCAAGAAAAGGAAGAAACTATCGCTAGCCTCGGCAATAGCAGCGATAGCAATAATAATAGGAACACTCTGGTACGCCAGCGACTCCATAATCCCATTAACCGAGATAGATAGAATGCCAACACCAGACTACGGAGAAACAATGAACCTAGTCTACCTAATCCAAGACATCATGTACATAATCGTAGCACTCGGAATAATAGGGATACTATTCCTAGCATTGCTAAGCGTAATGAAATGGCGGAGGGAACACTAAATGACAGAATACCTAAAAAGATTCTCACCAAAACAAGTATACGTACACTTCCTATACGCAGTGTCAGTACTAGTCCTCTACGTAACAGGCCTACCCATATTCTTCCCAGACCAACTGGGCTGGATACTAACAATAATGGGTGGAGCCGAAGTGACAATGGTCATCCACCGAATTGCAGCAGTCGTAATGGCGTTCTCAGTAATATACTTCCTGATATACGCTGCAATCGCAACCATAATATACGACAAAGGCATCCTAAAAAGAGTATTACCAACACCCACCGACATAAAAGACCTAATGCTAGACGTAAAATACGCCTTCGGTCTTTCAGGTAAAAAACCAAGACTACCAAAATACGGATACCTAGAGAAAACCGAAGTATGGATAATAGGGGTGGAAGCAGTAATATTCATCGTAACCGGTCTAGTACTCTGGTTCCCAACACTATTCCTCGAATTCATGTCATTACAAACAGTACTCGCATTCCGATACATACACGGAGCATTCGCCGTACTAAGCCTCGCTGGATTCCTATTCCACTTCATGAACGTACACATGCATCCAGAGAAATACCCAATCGAAATGTCAATATTCTCCGGCGACATGGAGAAACAAGAAGCACAAGAAGAACATCCAAAATGGGTAGAAGGAGGCCAATAACATGAAAGACAACGACATGATCCGAAAAATAGGAGTACCACTAATCCTTCTATCGATAATCACACTACTACTAGGAGGAACACGGATATACGAAGGGATATTAGTAACAATAGGCATCAACCTAGCAATACTAATAGCGATAATAGGCGTAATAGCCATGTTCTACGGGATAATAAAAGCCTCAAAAAAACCGGAATAAAAACCTAAAACCAGACATCCCTTCAGGAAAATCTTTGGGGGATAAAACCTACACATAGTTTCCCCACTATCAAAAAATGTAGTAAACTCCCCCAAAACCACCTATTTTTTTTATATTTTTTTTACATCAAATCAATTAAAAAACACAAAAAACAAACACCAATAGATACAATAGTTTTAAACAAGATCACATCCTTTGTATTTCTTCCCTTATTTAGATTAGTAGGAATTTTTACATTAAAGATTAAAAACAATATTACGATGGATAAACTAGATAAACAGTTGCTTGAAAGGTTACAGTCTGATTTCCCTGTGATCGAAAAACCGTTTCACAAAATCGCTAGTGATTTAGATATAGAGCCACAGGAAGTTGTTAGTAGAGTAAAACACCTCAAAAACCAGGGATATATCCGCCGGATAGCTCCAATAATCGATTCACGAGAAATAGGTTTAACAGGTACTTTAGTAGCTATGAAGGTTCCTGAAAACCGGATTGAAGAGGTAGCGGAAACAGTAAACCAATACATTGAGGTATCGCACAACTACCAACGAAACCATGAATACAACCTATGGTATACACTATCAACAACCAGTAGACAGAAAATAGATCAAATAATCGATGAGATCTCAAGAGAAACTGGTATAGACGAAATAATTGAACTACCATCACTACAGATGTACAAAATAGGTGTTTCATTCTCATTTACAGATAAATAAAAAAAGATATCATGACCGAACTAAACCTAAATAAAAAGGAAAAAAAAGTTTTAACAGCTCTACAAGACGGAATCCCGATAACTGAAAACCCATATCAACAGATCGCTGAATCAATAGGGATGGAAACAAACGAACTTCTAAATATCGTTAAAGACCTAACTAAACAAGGTAAGGTAAGAAGATTTGGAGCTTCTATAAACCACTACAAAGCCGGAAAAAAATACAACGCGATGATTGTATGGGACGTACCAAACTACGATGTGGATAGAATCGGCCGTAAAATGACCGAGTACGAAGAAGTGTCACATTGCTACGAAAGACCACGTAGAAAAGACTGGAACTACAACCTATTCACAATGGTCCATGGTGAAAGCGAAGGGGAAACACAGGAAATAGCGAAAAAGATAAGCAAAGACCTCAACCTACATGAATACGAACTGATATATAGCACTAGAGAGTTCAAAAAAACAGGTGTAAAACTACCCAAACAAAAAACAAAACAAAAATGAAGCCATTAATTGTATCACTTGAAAACAAAAAAATAGTTATTTTTGGCGGCGGCTCGGTAGGACTACGTAAGGCCAAGTACTTCAAGGAAACAAAACTAACCGTAGTCAGCGACAGATTCCACCCAGAATTTAAAAAACTCGATGTAACACAAAAACAAACTAAGATAACTCCAAAAAACATAAATAGATTTATAGAAAACGCATTCCTCGTAATTCCAGCATTAGACAACAAAGAACTGAACAATAAAATCACAAAACAAGCGATGTCGAAAAACATACTAGTCAATCAGGTTGATGGTGAAGAAGGAGACGTAATAATCCCATCAACCATCCAAGACGAATACCTGATATCTATATCAAGTTTAGGAAGAAGTCCAGCCTTCTGTAAATACATGCGAAAAAAACTCGAAAAGGAGTTAGGACCTGAATATGGATTGATGGTGAAACTTCAAGATGAAATCCGAGAAACACTTAAAAAAGAAATAAAAAACCAAAAAGAGAGACAGGAAATATTATGGAGAGTAATCGAATCAGAAGAAATCTGGAGTTTATTACGAAAGAACTTTTACCAAAAAGCTGTTAAGAAAAGTAGAGAAATCATAGGAGAGAGAAATGGTTAATGTACTAGGACTCTTGGTAACCCATAAATGGGCTGAAATCGGACAGCTTGAATGCATAAGAATAGGCGATACAGATGAAGTAGTTAATGAATTACTCTCCTATGAAGGTGTAAACGAATGCGCTGTCCTGAAAACATGCCATAGAGTCGAGATATACATAGTTCCAGATACACTTCAAAAAGGCCGAGAAATACTATTAGACTATATCGGAAACCAAACAGAGATAGATATAGATCGTTATGTACGTTTCTATGCCGGAAAAAAACTATTACACCACATGCTAAGACTCGCCTCCGGATTAGAATCGATGGTGATAGGTGAAGACCAAATACTCGGTCAGTTAAGCGAAACATACCAACAATCAAGAGAACATGGAGCAGTTCAAGAAACCCTATCCCTCGCATTCGAAAAATCGATCAACGTCGGTAAACTCGTGCGAAATGAAACAAAAATAAACGAAGGATGCGTCTCAGTCGGCTCCGCTGCAGTAGACCTAGCTGAAGAGATACTCAACGACCTAACAGGAAAAAAAGTATTGATAATAGGAGCAGGAGAGATGGCAACACTCGTCGCCCAATCACTAAACGAACACAACCTCGGTGGCGTAACAGTTGCAAACAGAACATACGAAAGAGCAAAAAACCTTTCACGAAAAATCGATGGCCAGCCAATCAAATACAACCAATACACCAACCACCTCCCCCATGTCGACATAATAATAACCGCAACCGGAGCACCCCACCCAATAATAAAAAGAGATGACATCGAAAACGTAAATGGGAACAAACTGATAATAATAGATATATCAAACCCACGTGATGTCGACCATAAAGTCAGCGAGATAGAAAACGTAAATCTATTCGACATAGATGACCTAACGATAGTTACAGAAAAAAACCGGAAAAAACGATACAAAGAAGCCGAGAAAGCTGAACAGATATGCAAAAGAGAACTCGAACTCTTAATAAGGAAATATGAAGAAAAAAAAATCGACGACCTAATAGCCACCCTACACGAAAGAGCAGACAAAATACGTAGAGAAGAGATGCAGAAAGCATTACATAAACTATCTCTAGAAAACGGACAGCAAGAAATAATCGACGACCTAACACGATCTATAAAAAACAAAATACTCTCCGACCCAACAATAGCCCTAAAACAAGCGGCTGTGGAAAGAGATCAAAAACTAATAGAAACTGCATCACAAATATTCCAAATCAAAGATGAGGAAAAAAATGAAGGTATTCGCGATAACAAGACCAAAACCATCGATAGAGAAATCTAAAAAAATACTAAAAGAAAATGGATACAAACCCAAAGCAACACCCACAATCCAGTTATATCCCGAACACAACCAAGAATACAAAAAACTAATCCAAAACATACTAGAAGGCGAAACAGATATACTGATTTTAACAAGCCAAAACGGCGTCAAATACTTTTTCAACGGAATAGAAAACCAAAAAAAATTCAAACAAAAACTAAAAGAAATAACAGTCTACGCGATAGGCCCAAAAACACAGAAAGCACTAAAAAAACACAATGTAGATTCCCTAATACCAGAAATATACTCTTCAACAGGACTTGTAAAACAGATCGGAAACCAAGTAGATGGAAAACACATAGAGATCGCTAGAAGCAACCATGGAAGCCCAAAACTCTCAGAAGGCCTAAAGAAATATGGCGCAACAGTACATGATGTACCGATATACAAAGTAGGAATGCCCAGAAACAAAAAACCAATAAAAAAACTAATAAACGAAATAAACCAAAAACAAATCGATATAATCGGTTTCACAAGCCAAATGACAGTTAAAAACTACATGAAAGTCGCCAAAGAACTAGAAACCCAAAACAAAACAGTTAGACAAATGAACAACATGTATGTAGCAGCGATTGGACATCCAACCAAAGACATACTAAATGAATATGGGGTTAAAGAAGTAATAGTTCCTAAAGACTATTTATTTACTGAAATGGTCAAGGAAGTTAACAAAACCATTGAGGCAAGAAAATGATAGTATTCTCAAAACTACTCAGTGATAATGGAACCGTATACGAAGCAATGAGAGCCCGATACAAAAGATCTAAAGACATAGAAGACAGTTTAATCAGATTTTCAA is part of the Methanonatronarchaeum thermophilum genome and encodes:
- a CDS encoding uroporphyrinogen-III synthase; its protein translation is MKVFAITRPKPSIEKSKKILKENGYKPKATPTIQLYPEHNQEYKKLIQNILEGETDILILTSQNGVKYFFNGIENQKKFKQKLKEITVYAIGPKTQKALKKHNVDSLIPEIYSSTGLVKQIGNQVDGKHIEIARSNHGSPKLSEGLKKYGATVHDVPIYKVGMPRNKKPIKKLINEINQKQIDIIGFTSQMTVKNYMKVAKELETQNKTVRQMNNMYVAAIGHPTKDILNEYGVKEVIVPKDYLFTEMVKEVNKTIEARK